Below is a genomic region from Culicoides brevitarsis isolate CSIRO-B50_1 chromosome 2, AGI_CSIRO_Cbre_v1, whole genome shotgun sequence.
AAAACTCTAAAGTTAACAAAATGCCCTTAACtcagttaaaaatgaaaacaggctatcaaaatatatgtatgtatATTGGAAACCAAAAAGctcaagtagaaaaaaaaatttaatattacttagcaaaattgttattttttgaataatgaaaatttttaatgtgatttGAACCATTTTCGATTTCACACTCTTAAAAGTGTTAGCGATAgggtgtaataaaaaaaattctatatatGTACATGTTgaaattactcaaaatatataataatatgaaaCAATGTACTTTAAAAagagttacaaaaaatatatattggaaaatatgaaaaaaaaacaattttgaaatgttatcTTATCATATCAGTTTTATAAGCAGTTGACCGATAAACATATGTTTCTCCATATTTCAGCGAATTCTGCGAGTTTGCGCAACAACGTTCTTGAACTCGAGCCGAAAGTCAAAGCCAAACATTCAAGAACAGAGTtctatttacaaaatattcccTTGAAATTGAAGAGTTTTTATCCTTCGGTCAAGGATTTAAAAGCAAAGTTGTGTTCATCATGTGCTCATATCATCATTAAAGTAATGCAACGACACGAAAATCTcaagaaaattaagttttaaggattgtgaatgtaaacaaaaaaatatctcttcaAATTTCGCATTTGGTGTGAATCATCAAGGAAGATaattgaactaattttaaCTACCACGTCAGACATTCATCATTacattcgttaaaaattggtctcattacacaaaaatttaataacacaCAACGAAGTTGTTTCAAAATAATCCATGGTAAAAACACAGTATGGTCGTATTCGATACATTCGTTTATCCATAAATACAAAAACCTGCAAAACACAAAATCAAGTACAAACAATTCGTTGCATTCAGTCAGTCGAAGCTTTACAGTTTCATTGAATAGACGTGTGATTCAACaagcaagacaaaaaaaagaacaataacATTAGCGAGTGAAACAGTAAAACGCATTTTGCAAAGAAGATTTATGTAGGTTATTGATGtgcagttaaaaaattcattaaaattatatttcgtcggaaaaaagtttctttttgtaTCGAACACAAaggttacaaaatatttaaataaggaAAGTAAAACTTTTATGCAAATCGCAtatgaacaaacaaaatacgtgaatctaatattaattttaaaaaatagaacatGAGTTGTTAAAGTGATAAAAGGCTAATTAGTTAAACGAAACCAGTGAAGgtctgtgaaaaaataaaacaaaagatgaCGTCAGTTCCAAAGAAAGGCCTCATTTTAGAGGATGATCAAAAGTTTAAACTTATGAAGGTaacttttgtttatatttctaTAAAAGCTCACGATTATCGAGTAAGAATTATCTTTGATACCCACGATCTGAAGACCGGTTATCTTATTTTGTATTGTGCTTTGATGTACGAACCCGTTTCTATCAGATTTTGTCTATCAGAAGGTTAACAACAATGAAGGGACTCATTAacccattttttgatttttttttataattttatgtcatACTTTACTCCctcttgaaatttattattatatcgtTTAAACGTGACAATGCATCCCTGCGATGTAACTTCAtagtaattataaaaattctcgaTTGCATCGCGACTatctattaattaaaactacacACTTGGCATTATAGTTTGATTCCAATCGACTTGCAACTACactttttattagaaaatcaaAGTAAATTGCATTAACACGAACGGGTCATGTAATTAAGTAATTGAACACAATAGAAAAGTAGCCAACAATGAAATGCAAATCGATTGCATGCGATGCAATATCTTACAAAACAACAGGCTTTTTCtttgatattgaaaaaaaatgaagttcaGGAAGTTgataactttcaaaaattaccatGGGTCAAAACTAGATGAGTCAACAATTAAAAACTCGtcatggaaatttattttttttcacgttgaCTGcttcaatgaaaataataacacCAATCTTAAGGTCAAATATCACAGAAATACTCTAATTGTTTTTCGGATATAAAACCAGTTTTATTGgatcaaataaacaaaaaaatttgattcaatgaaaatatgtgtcattggagaaaaatttcgtttcatactcccaaaaattacaaagaacAACTTTTTAAGCTGTTTTTAATCACaatcattataattaaaatttcacttttttatcaaaaaaacataAGGTCACTTGAGTTTTTGATGTAAACTCCCATAATtacataaacttttattttttaaatatctgaCGAGACATCAAGAATGAAGGACAGAGAAAACAGCGAAATTACGTAAATGACATAAATACGAGcaacataaattttgcaaataatttgTCACTTGTAATTAATGCAAAGATCAACGACCTATTAAAGTATCTAATATACTCTCAATACGTTTCAAAACTAAACAACATTGAAAAGTGCAagttttataaacaaataacCGGTTCCGCATTTTTTAGTCAtcacatgataaaataaatattgttgtttttaaatgttatgtaataaatattgttCGCAAAAAGTTAATTCTGAGGATGAGATGCGCTAAATATGCGTTCTcgattcttaaataaattaatgataaatttaaaaaaaaaattaaaaatagattttacaAATGCAAAGTTGTTTTTTGCAGTGCATTTAATGAATTGAAGTTGTTCACCTTCATATATCATATTTTATATAGTATAGAACTTgcttttgcaatttttgagtTGCAATAGGTTTTGAAGtaatagttaaatttttttctttaagaaaacggattaaaaatttttataaaaaaaaatcacgggaATTATATCATGAGTTGAAAGTCACTTTTAgaacttttgtcaaatattgaaaGTGAATTAATTTACATACATAATTTGTTCTTATTatcttttcttctattttcggTCATTCGAATACGATATAATATATGTTTTTGTTCTCTTACACAGTAAAATTTACGATAATGatgtgtttataatttttttgccatttcaaaaaaatgacccGGATCTGTTTTTAGTAGGCATAACTTGGGAATGCAGCAATTCCGAGACATCCTTCATTAACGGGAGAGAATGCTTCAACGTTGAAATATCCATTTTCACCCCATTCAGGTCCCCAATGATTCTTTACACGCCAATGTCCTTTTCCGCCATCGGATTTGTAACCAACAAGGAcgatctttgaaaaaaaaacattcgtgaaaaatatatcattaaaatgattttttttacttaccgcATGATTGACAGTTCCATGTTCGCAAGCAGATCCTGAAATGATACCTGTCGAATAGAAGGCTAAACTAATACCATCGATGATAACTTGCAATGGGCCATGTTCGGCGAGAGCTGCTTTCATTgcttcttcattatttttcgcaaTTCTCATTGTACCCGAAATGGGTTTGTACAATTTTGCGCCTCTTACACGTTCTCCTTTGCACTTGTTGTGCTTCGATTCGTACGGGTAGTCTTCTTCTGCGGCAATTCCGTGAGTCTATCAAGTGAAACAACGCGCAATTAATTAAACTGAATGAATTTCGGGTGAAACAATAAAACACAGGTAAATATTTCTCAATCGCCTTCATCAACCATGACATTGAAACTCACAcatacgtgaaaaaaaaatgacataaagGCCTCTTACCGCAATGTAATTTGACGCTGTCGATGTCCAACCGTTTGTACAACCATTATCGCGATAACTGCAATCGACAATTTGTTGTTTGGAGAAGTTTACGTATTTGTTTCCGTTTTTCTTGCAATGATGCCATGCAGCGACATGAGCCGACGAAAAGGCATAACAACTTCCACAGGATtctgtaagaaaaaaacattaatttttattttagaacaaaaaaatttatactcaCGTTGATGTTCAACAGGTCCAATGCAAGGATCATTTTCGTAATCGATATCGCCCGAAGGAGCAGATCTTCCAGTAATTGATTCGTCGATAACTTCATCATCTTTTACAGGATTCGCTCCGGCTTCTGTCATATTACGAGTACCCAAAATCATGGCGAATTCTCCTTCGGTCATATCAGCGAAGAAATTTGCCTTCATCTCGAAAGTTTTGTCGGGATTTGCGTTGTGAGCttcgattttcaacaaattcatTCCGAAAATCATGCGACGAACACTTTCTTCGCCCGGAGTTTTGTAAACTTTATTGTACAAAGTTTTCCATTCGTTGAATGTTTTCAACAACTTTTGGTCAATACTCTCGGGAACGACTGAATGTTGAGTTTGAACATTGTGATGATGTTGAACGTTATGATTATGTTGAACATTATGATGAGCTTGAACAGATCCTCTAACCGGAAAGATGTTTGGAACTGACACGTGTCCTGAAAAATGAAGTTGAGCGTTTGCATACGCAAATAACGTCACAAGACACAAAAATTGGGACAATCttgtcataattaattttgcccTAATTAGCAATCCACactttatatattattttaattttttgtaattatgtCGCAATACTCTCTCCACGCACAACCGTATCGCAAAACGATTGATCaagttataaaaatcttttgacgGTCAACACTTGCTTTTATATAGTTGATCATCCGTTTAAGAAGACGACTGTTCATTCAGgcaaaaaacttgtttttagttaattttttttttgttttgacgtGCTTAAATTCCATATGTGATACATTTGGATACTTATGGGTGTATGAATGGTTcgcaattcaaaatttatgaaagaaaGAATCATGGAGCTAAAATAGAAGGATtaatagacaaaaataattctgtCTCAATAGTAcccccaaaaataatttttacgtgTTAAACATTGGTTTACAACATTAATAtatcacttaaaaaatttcaatagtacaatttatgtttaacaacatgtaattatttttacgtttttttttttgcttaatttttgacatgctacgattttttaattgagtaGCATGTAACTTATGAATGCTTGAGGTCGAGTGTTGACAAATCATTGATTCTGTCTTAATACTTCCCATGACAAGTGATTAAGTAGGAACAAATTTTGACGGGATTATTTGATGTTCCTCATTGTTGTGTTCTTATAAGGCAAAAGTAGTAAACAATTACTTAATACAAgcgatttgaatattttgggtttttttgttcattataatttgtttttaatttcgccgaaataataaattgtttctAAGAacgttaaaaatgataaaaaataaacctgtttcatttttttctttaatctctttttttttgtttttcagtttaaacGTTCAGTGCATGACATCCTGAAACCAGaacatgatgattattatctCGTTAGATGGTTACGGGCGAGAAAATGGAATCCAGAAGCTGCGGAGAAAATGTTTCGTGATGTATGAATGAAATAAAGCTTTattgaagctttttttttgaaaaaaaaaaattttttttttcagtctatGAAATGGCGCGAACGAATGGAAGCCGATATAGTTGAAAAATGGGAAAGCCCGGAAATTCTCGTAAAACATTGTACACACGGGCTTAGCGGATTCGACAAAGGAGGAAGTCCTATAATTATTGTTCCATTTGCCGGCATGGATGTTTATGGACTTTTACATGTCGTTAGTCGATCCGATTTTTTGCGACACATTTTGAAAACGTTAGAAAACTACATGAAAATTGCGCGGAAACAGAGTGAAGTTCATGGTCCGGAAGCACGACAATTTATTGTTGTCTTTGACATGGaaggattttatttgaaacaatttgCATGGAGACCTGCTGCAGAAGTTGTTATCAGTCTCATTAAGATGTACGAAGCTAATTATCCGGAAATCCTGAAGTATTGTTACATCATCAACGGTATGACGTgaattttgaagtaatttttgctaattaattaatttttttttaaattttagcacCTAAAGTTTTTGCCTTTGCATTTaacattgtcaaaaaattctttgacgaATACACGTTGAGCAAAATCCATATTTACAAAACTGATCGTAACAAATGGTTACCCGAATTATTGAAACGAATGGATGCATCACAATTACCTAAATATCTCGGCGGAGAATTGACTGATGAAGATGGCGAtccaaaatgcaaaaaaataatttgttttggaGGTCGTGTGCCTAAAGAACTTTATGTTACGCAAGACGATGGTTTcatcagcaacaacaacgaaaccGTTTACAAAGAAGCTGTCATTAAGAAAGGAGGCAAACTGAAACTTGAATTTGAGTGTACAGAACCCGGTTGTTATTTGAAATGGGAATTCCGTACATTAAATGACGACATAAGATTCGGTGTGCGATCAATTCATAACGACACAGAAGAAGTAACTAACGAAATACCCATGAGACGATGTGCCTCGCATCAAGGCAATGAAATTGGCTTTATAAAGTGTCAACCGAATTGCTTGTACAAAGTGTGTTTTGACAACACATATAGCTACTTCAAGAGCAAAAAGATACAGTATTCAGTTGAGATGACAAATACTGTTGGAGACTTTGATGAGGATATCGCAGAAACTGACGAAGATTTAACGGTTCTTAAAACGTTGGATATCGACGCAGAAAATGTTTCTATCAAAAGCAATGAATAGAAGGACAATAATTTATCGTAGATAAAACGAACTAAAGGTTGTATTTGGGCTCAAATATAAGAAATGTGAAGAAACTTAAGCATTTTCAAAAGTATATGGATGTAACAGACCATTTTCTGTCCGATTTGTCGTTCGTATTATTTTCTGGCTTcacttctttacttttttgtttgctctTTTCCTCTTCCTcctcttcttcattttcatcagttctctaaaaattaaaaaaaaaaaatttgtttgaaacttttatcgtcaaataattttttttaccacagGAACACTTTCCAAAGAAAGTAACGCGTCATCCAATAACTTATCAGTGTTCTTCAGGCACTCCTTTAAGGCAGTCATTTTTCGTCTTACTATTAATACAAATCATTATCGAACGTTATATCTTCCTATATTCAACTGAATACTTACTAATGAGACGATGCATGTCGATATTGGGCATCGGAGTATCTTCCATATTCgagtttttcacaattttcctttgagtttgttgtttttctttgtgtACACACGAAAATGAACTGTGATAAGCTGTCAATTTTGTTagttatgataaaattaattacgtaTTTGCTATAAAAAGATGTCAAAAGGACAAAAATAGAACAATTGATAGCTGTTACTTTGAGTCACGTGATAGATATTCAAATTGCGCGCTTTTATGTACAAAtggatttcaaaagaaaaagtatCTGTAtacccaaaaatttgaatttataccGTTATCCCTTTCGACGATACGTTTTTATAAGgcttctatttaaaaaaaataattttaatgaaaacatgaaaaaatttaaaaaattaaaaattttaagattgaacaagttattaatattaaattaaaaaataagaaaaaatctacctaaaagaatttttgagaaGACATTGCGCATGTCCTAAAATGAAACTCTACATTTATTtagttgttattgttattacgaagaaaacaatcaaaacaaaTCACTCTTTATTATACAAACTTTTTCGAAACTTCTACTCGTCCATTTTAAACTATCATGTAACTTAgaacaaaaagtattttataacAAGTGCTTCAAAAGTAAACCACCAAAGCTCAATATCCTtcataagtttttattaaaataagaaattttctcaaatctaAATATACGTAATTAGCAAATGACGAAAGAATCCCAAAAAATGTTCACCTTAATATAGCAATTGTTGCTTATCAGTGCAGTTGtagtgttgatgatgatgaaatatatagaaaaataatcgtATTACGAAAgataacaacaaataaaaacagagGTACATTTCGTTTGTGTGTAGCCCGATACGTGGAAGAAGAACAGCGAAGAACAGTTGTCATGAAATGTTGATGAATCAACATGTTAAAGTtagtgttcaaaaattttttttcgtaaaaaagaatccagaatcaattaaaaagtgataattttCCATGtacattattgaattttaatcgcATGTGTTGCTTGgtcgacaaaaatttcaattcataaaTCAtcagaaagagagagaggagACACagtacataataaaaattaaaaaaaagaaatgataaGGAATGTTTTTTAGtctatttacttatttattattataaatgatgatgaagaagtACTTGTGttgttttcattgaaaaaaatacaaacgaGCCATTCCCGTCAGTTAGTGCAGTGCTATTACACGGAAACAATCGAAATCTCGAAGACGACAGAcataaacattaataaattattttggtcaCATGGAATATATGCCAGATGTGCCGAACATTGTCCCagcgattaaaaaataaaataattaaaaagtagaagaaaaattcataaatacttaattacgatcaaaaaatcatataaaaaaaaatcaagtgtaagtaaaaattatcaataataattaattcaaaaaaattcaaggaatgAAAGCGAAATTGTGAGTGAAACCAAGAAGCGATTgactttttaatgtaaatgttGACCTGAAACAACATTAGACGTTATTGCAATATTTGCTTGCGCACTTATTGATAAGCCActgaataatttgtaaaattgacGATTAGTGACAATTTTGATAGTAGcaataaatcatgaaaattacaTGTTTCAGTCAAGATGACACATCAGATCAAAACATTTGAGAAGCATCTTGATCTCGAACTTCCGTTGAATGAACTTGACCTCCTTAAAAAACGAAGCATAACAAAATACGTCAGTCTTTGAGTGAAATCCTTGtgaattgtaaataataaacaataaaattgtagAATGAAATGAAGGttagaaaagtgaaaattgatacaaattcTTGATTTTGTCGCATGATTCGTTTGTGAtcgtgatataaaaaaatgtaatttgttGATGTATGATGAAAACTGACAATGAATGATATTTTATATGTCTCTTGTGGTTcggaaaaaattgtattaaattacacattttcaacaaacaaaaaatcagttcCTGAATGAACGAAAGGACAAAGAATCCTTTGCTATTGGAAGcaattatctatttttaagTGTCTCGTGTCACATACCGTGATTGTAAATCTGCACGTTAGgtaatcaaaaacttttgtgcAAGTAAGTCTACACACAAAAAGTATTGTAAACAAATAGGTATCAAATCGTTCGTTTGTTTTATTATACTTTTTATTCCGTTCTACATTTCAATTTCAAGTAAAGTCTCGTTTGCGCACAT
It encodes:
- the LOC134831673 gene encoding SEC14-like protein 3 → MTSVPKKGLILEDDQKFKLMKFKRSVHDILKPEHDDYYLVRWLRARKWNPEAAEKMFRDSMKWRERMEADIVEKWESPEILVKHCTHGLSGFDKGGSPIIIVPFAGMDVYGLLHVVSRSDFLRHILKTLENYMKIARKQSEVHGPEARQFIVVFDMEGFYLKQFAWRPAAEVVISLIKMYEANYPEILKYCYIINAPKVFAFAFNIVKKFFDEYTLSKIHIYKTDRNKWLPELLKRMDASQLPKYLGGELTDEDGDPKCKKIICFGGRVPKELYVTQDDGFISNNNETVYKEAVIKKGGKLKLEFECTEPGCYLKWEFRTLNDDIRFGVRSIHNDTEEVTNEIPMRRCASHQGNEIGFIKCQPNCLYKVCFDNTYSYFKSKKIQYSVEMTNTVGDFDEDIAETDEDLTVLKTLDIDAENVSIKSNE